One Streptomyces sp. ML-6 genomic region harbors:
- a CDS encoding DUF397 domain-containing protein: protein MRELAWFKSSYSTGDGGECVEVAWRKSSYSGAEGGDCVEVAAAATHVHIRDSKQLSGPMLTVGPGTWAGFVGFVVG, encoded by the coding sequence ATGCGGGAGCTGGCTTGGTTCAAGAGCAGTTACAGCACTGGCGATGGCGGCGAGTGCGTGGAGGTTGCCTGGCGCAAGAGCAGCTACAGCGGGGCAGAGGGTGGCGACTGCGTGGAGGTTGCTGCCGCCGCCACGCATGTGCACATTCGTGACTCGAAGCAGCTCAGCGGCCCCATGCTGACCGTCGGTCCGGGCACGTGGGCCGGATTCGTCGGCTTCGTCGTCGGCTGA
- a CDS encoding ABC transporter ATP-binding protein: protein MNTSNRSRLRAENATIGYDRRPVNTRLSVAIPDGSFTVVVGPNACGKSTLLRGLSRLLRPANGQIVLDGQDIHAYKAKEVARRLGLLPQSSLAPDGIRVADLVARGRHPYQRLIRQWTGADEQIVAEAMAATGVADLSARPVDELSGGQRQRVWVAMALAQQTDILLLDEPTTFLDLTHQIELLELFTDLHLAGRTLVAVLHDLNQAARYATHMIAMKDGAVVAEGPPSQIVTADLVEDVFGLRCLVVADPVAGTPQVVPIGRDRTTRQENADDA from the coding sequence GTGAACACATCGAACCGTTCTCGGCTCCGCGCCGAGAACGCGACGATCGGCTACGACAGACGTCCCGTCAACACCCGGCTGTCCGTGGCGATCCCCGATGGATCATTCACTGTCGTCGTCGGCCCGAACGCGTGCGGGAAGTCCACGCTGCTGCGCGGACTCTCCCGGCTCCTACGGCCCGCGAACGGGCAGATCGTTCTCGACGGCCAGGACATCCACGCCTACAAGGCCAAAGAGGTCGCGCGACGACTCGGGCTCCTCCCGCAGTCCTCGCTCGCCCCCGACGGCATCCGCGTCGCCGACCTCGTCGCCCGCGGACGCCACCCGTACCAGAGGCTCATCCGCCAATGGACCGGCGCGGACGAGCAGATCGTCGCGGAAGCGATGGCCGCGACCGGCGTCGCGGATCTGTCCGCGCGTCCGGTCGACGAGCTCTCCGGCGGGCAACGCCAGCGGGTCTGGGTGGCGATGGCGCTCGCCCAGCAGACGGACATCCTCCTCCTCGACGAGCCGACAACCTTCCTCGACCTGACCCACCAGATCGAGCTGCTCGAACTGTTCACCGACCTGCACCTGGCCGGCCGAACCCTCGTCGCGGTGCTCCACGATCTCAACCAGGCGGCGCGCTACGCGACGCACATGATCGCCATGAAGGACGGCGCCGTCGTCGCCGAGGGCCCGCCCTCCCAGATCGTCACCGCGGACCTGGTCGAGGACGTCTTCGGGCTGCGGTGCCTCGTCGTCGCCGATCCCGTCGCCGGCACACCCCAGGTCGTTCCGATCGGACGCGACCGCACCACCCGGCAGGAGAACGCCGATGACGCCTGA
- a CDS encoding ATP-binding protein — protein sequence MTSNSPLPVRPLRTNQPRFPRHHFSMRFSSTPRGARLARRLAGERLDAWGVPYGSDTHDTVTLVVAELSANAVRHGRVPGRDFRLRLSTEGTAIRVEVTDTRGERLPTPAEPASGDQEDGRGLLLVAALADHWGWYPCADGPGKTVWAVLGAGMP from the coding sequence ATGACCAGCAATTCGCCACTCCCCGTGCGCCCCCTTCGCACCAACCAACCCCGGTTCCCTCGGCACCACTTCTCGATGCGCTTCAGCTCCACGCCGCGCGGTGCCCGTCTCGCCCGGCGCCTGGCCGGTGAGCGGCTCGACGCGTGGGGCGTCCCGTACGGCAGCGACACGCACGACACGGTGACGCTGGTCGTCGCCGAGCTGAGCGCCAACGCCGTACGTCACGGCCGGGTGCCCGGCCGTGACTTCCGGCTCCGCCTCTCCACCGAGGGCACGGCCATTCGCGTCGAGGTCACCGACACCCGAGGCGAACGCCTCCCCACCCCCGCCGAACCGGCATCGGGCGACCAGGAAGACGGCCGCGGCCTGCTCCTGGTGGCCGCGCTCGCGGACCACTGGGGCTGGTACCCCTGTGCGGACGGCCCCGGCAAGACGGTCTGGGCCGTGTTGGGAGCGGGAATGCCATAG
- a CDS encoding ATP-binding cassette domain-containing protein: protein MTTPAPQALPVTAKRRLLLISFGWVLVAVAEAAAYTALAWAIANGQPPGPVLGAAGAAVAITVLVSRGGYLTGARLAGDLYDALGTAFARAKLSWFTEANRALIGTVAGRAIPTLMSVPAHQLQTFILSPLIPLLLLAGIGIVGGPSAMLFVGALLAVAFVAQSAAQRALARADAGRGDAEQAAAAASLEFIDHLELLRTAAGPDQAVARLTASWQAQEAALARTNNASAPATLVSGLAGVLPLAGIVVLLAVTGIDDPASALALVILTGRAAAPLDALALTGLTVNDLRTTVQQYRTVAAPPALAEPSRSAPRNGHELELANISYLPVLRDVSALVPEGARVLITGPTGSGKSTLLNMLMRFDDPEEGRVTLGGAALTDLCHEDLAAHLAYVPQEPIVFDGTLAENIRLGNPAATDDDVVEAARKAHLDTVVARSPHGIHQHVGHRGNALSGGERQRVALARALLKNAPILILDEATSALDTATEQRIVHMLRQLPGTIIAVTHRNTEIWDATDVITLHGRTPRA, encoded by the coding sequence ATGACCACGCCCGCTCCCCAGGCGCTTCCTGTCACGGCAAAGCGCCGACTGCTCCTGATCTCCTTCGGATGGGTGCTCGTCGCCGTCGCAGAAGCGGCCGCGTACACGGCACTCGCATGGGCGATCGCGAACGGACAGCCGCCCGGACCGGTGCTCGGCGCAGCGGGGGCGGCCGTCGCGATCACCGTGCTGGTCTCACGCGGCGGATACCTCACCGGGGCTCGGCTCGCGGGCGACCTCTACGACGCGCTCGGCACCGCGTTCGCGCGAGCCAAACTCTCCTGGTTCACGGAGGCCAACCGCGCACTGATCGGGACCGTCGCCGGACGCGCGATCCCGACGCTGATGAGCGTGCCCGCCCATCAGCTGCAGACGTTCATCCTCTCGCCACTGATCCCCTTGCTGCTGCTCGCCGGCATCGGGATCGTCGGCGGGCCGTCCGCGATGCTGTTCGTGGGTGCGCTCCTGGCGGTCGCCTTCGTCGCGCAGAGCGCCGCCCAGCGGGCCCTGGCCCGCGCGGACGCCGGCCGGGGCGACGCCGAACAGGCCGCCGCCGCGGCGTCGCTGGAGTTCATCGATCATCTCGAACTGCTGCGGACGGCCGCGGGCCCCGATCAAGCCGTCGCACGCCTCACGGCGAGCTGGCAGGCTCAGGAAGCCGCACTCGCGCGCACGAACAACGCCTCCGCACCAGCGACCCTCGTCTCCGGCCTGGCCGGCGTCCTTCCGCTCGCCGGTATCGTCGTGCTCCTCGCGGTCACGGGGATCGACGACCCCGCATCGGCGCTCGCACTCGTCATCCTGACCGGACGGGCCGCGGCACCGCTGGACGCACTCGCGCTCACCGGCCTCACGGTGAACGACCTGCGCACCACGGTCCAGCAGTACCGCACCGTGGCCGCCCCACCCGCTCTCGCGGAACCATCGCGGAGCGCCCCGCGGAACGGCCACGAACTGGAACTCGCGAACATCTCGTATCTGCCCGTGCTCCGCGACGTCTCTGCCCTCGTCCCCGAAGGGGCACGGGTGCTCATCACCGGTCCGACCGGCAGCGGCAAGAGCACCCTGCTCAACATGCTCATGCGCTTCGACGACCCCGAGGAGGGGCGCGTGACACTGGGCGGAGCCGCCCTGACGGACCTGTGCCACGAGGACCTCGCCGCGCACCTCGCCTACGTGCCTCAAGAGCCGATCGTGTTCGACGGCACCCTCGCGGAGAACATCCGCCTCGGCAACCCTGCGGCCACCGACGACGACGTCGTCGAAGCCGCCCGGAAGGCACACCTGGACACCGTCGTCGCCCGGTCTCCGCACGGCATCCACCAGCATGTCGGACATCGCGGAAACGCACTCTCGGGTGGGGAACGCCAACGCGTCGCCCTTGCCCGCGCACTCCTGAAGAACGCACCGATCCTCATCCTCGACGAAGCAACATCGGCGCTCGACACGGCGACGGAACAACGCATCGTGCACATGCTGCGGCAACTGCCCGGCACGATCATCGCGGTCACCCATCGCAATACCGAAATCTGGGACGCCACGGACGTCATCACCCTTCATGGGCGTACGCCCCGTGCATGA
- a CDS encoding iron chelate uptake ABC transporter family permease subunit gives MTTDASRPRPLEERRTEQLPQARRLLGLVALTFVLACVLALSVSFGANPVPLRDVWQNVFRPDGSEAASIVWTLRMPRTFVGIVSGLAFGVAGALIQAITRNPLADPGILGVNAGAGFAITIGVGLFGVSGITGYVWFSFLGAVVATAVVYAIGSSGRGSASPVTLVLAGVALAAVLTAFSTFLMLMDEETFRAFKNWGLGSIARTSVPDVLSVLPFIVVGLVIAFCLGGALNAVALGDDQAASLGASVIRTRVAGIAAVTLLAGGATSLTGGIAFIGLMVPHVVRWFTGPDQRWIIAYTALASPILVLAADVIGRLVARPGEIEAGVLTALIGAPVLIALVRRRKAAGL, from the coding sequence ATGACCACGGACGCGTCGCGACCTCGCCCGCTGGAGGAGAGACGCACGGAACAACTCCCGCAAGCCCGGCGGCTGCTCGGACTGGTGGCGCTGACGTTCGTGCTCGCCTGCGTGCTGGCACTGAGCGTGAGCTTCGGAGCGAATCCGGTCCCGCTCCGGGACGTATGGCAGAACGTGTTCCGTCCCGACGGGTCCGAGGCGGCCTCGATCGTATGGACGCTGCGCATGCCTCGCACCTTCGTCGGCATCGTCTCGGGCCTCGCTTTCGGAGTCGCGGGAGCACTGATCCAGGCGATCACCCGGAACCCGCTCGCCGACCCGGGAATCCTGGGCGTGAACGCGGGGGCGGGGTTCGCCATCACGATCGGCGTGGGCCTGTTCGGGGTGTCGGGCATCACCGGGTACGTGTGGTTCTCCTTCCTCGGCGCGGTCGTCGCGACAGCGGTCGTGTACGCCATCGGCTCCTCCGGGCGGGGTTCCGCCTCACCGGTCACCCTCGTGCTCGCCGGTGTGGCCCTGGCCGCGGTGCTCACAGCGTTCTCGACGTTCCTGATGCTCATGGACGAAGAGACCTTCCGGGCCTTCAAGAACTGGGGCCTCGGATCGATCGCCCGTACCTCGGTTCCCGACGTGCTCTCCGTGCTCCCGTTCATCGTCGTCGGGCTGGTGATCGCGTTCTGCCTGGGCGGCGCGTTGAACGCCGTCGCCCTGGGCGACGATCAGGCCGCATCGCTCGGCGCGAGCGTCATCCGCACGCGCGTCGCCGGGATCGCCGCGGTCACGCTGCTCGCCGGTGGGGCCACGTCGCTCACCGGAGGAATCGCGTTCATCGGGCTGATGGTCCCGCACGTCGTGCGCTGGTTCACCGGACCGGATCAGCGCTGGATCATCGCCTACACCGCCTTGGCCTCGCCGATCCTCGTCCTCGCCGCCGATGTCATCGGGCGTCTCGTCGCCCGCCCCGGGGAGATCGAAGCAGGCGTGCTGACGGCCCTGATCGGCGCCCCCGTACTCATCGCACTCGTGCGCCGCAGGAAGGCGGCCGGACTGTGA
- a CDS encoding ABC transporter ATP-binding protein, producing MTPEHASHSPSVGRSPLARALHPSLPLLGVASFAAAVAGLCGLGALWSTTRLLTDPTPAYAVWACAAWLTSGLLSAVSSWTAHRGEARFAERLRREVAGHLARMPMSALARRGGDALRRLVSDDIAALHHAVAHLPAESATLAVVPVASVLVLLAVAGPAALLALVPGLLAACYYLIVVPRTSARHGAESARVMSDIATAVDDYARGIRVCRTYGAQGGAAAAYAAATRRFTTGMVRWVGRVATLAAVAGALLQAAATYAIAYAVGYQHDAGTLAAMLLFGLAVVTPALRLGHGLDYVRAGRAAADRIAEVFQEPLVTPSSRRPGEGVSSTGTTLAGLTVGSAERILVHDVTHAFDPSTITAVTGPSGSGKTTLLRVIAGLESATAGDIVLPPAPAARSHVRSSSGPVLLVPQGGDVLPGTVRDTLRLSAPDSDDRNLAEGLRRAQLGIPPEMETTNLSGGERQRVGLARAFLTDAPVILLDEPTSALDEQTATRLMAELRLLADEGKTLIIVTHDLQLAATADEQLTLADGHLTTTGAIR from the coding sequence ATGACGCCTGAACACGCATCCCACTCGCCGTCGGTCGGCCGTTCGCCCCTTGCGCGTGCGCTGCACCCCAGCCTCCCGTTGCTCGGCGTCGCCTCGTTCGCCGCAGCGGTGGCCGGGCTCTGCGGTCTCGGCGCGCTCTGGTCCACGACGCGTCTCCTCACCGACCCGACGCCCGCGTATGCGGTGTGGGCCTGTGCGGCATGGCTCACCAGCGGCCTCCTCTCGGCCGTGTCCTCGTGGACGGCGCACCGCGGCGAAGCGCGTTTCGCGGAACGTCTGCGACGCGAAGTGGCGGGACACCTGGCCCGGATGCCGATGAGCGCTCTGGCCAGGCGCGGCGGTGACGCGCTACGCCGCCTTGTCTCCGACGACATCGCGGCCCTGCATCACGCGGTCGCTCACCTGCCGGCCGAGAGCGCGACGCTCGCGGTCGTGCCCGTGGCGAGCGTGCTCGTCCTCCTCGCCGTCGCGGGGCCGGCCGCGCTGCTCGCGCTCGTCCCGGGGCTGCTCGCCGCCTGCTACTACCTGATCGTCGTCCCACGGACCTCCGCACGCCACGGAGCCGAGAGCGCCCGGGTGATGAGCGACATCGCCACGGCGGTCGACGACTACGCCCGCGGAATCCGCGTCTGCCGCACCTACGGAGCCCAGGGCGGGGCCGCAGCCGCCTACGCGGCGGCAACCCGCCGCTTCACCACGGGAATGGTCCGCTGGGTGGGACGCGTCGCGACGCTCGCCGCCGTCGCGGGAGCATTGCTCCAGGCTGCCGCGACCTATGCGATCGCCTACGCCGTCGGCTACCAGCACGATGCCGGAACGCTCGCCGCGATGCTGCTGTTCGGCCTGGCCGTCGTCACCCCGGCGCTGCGCCTCGGCCACGGGCTCGACTATGTCCGCGCGGGCCGCGCCGCCGCGGACCGCATCGCCGAGGTGTTCCAGGAACCCCTCGTCACGCCCTCCTCACGTCGACCCGGCGAAGGGGTGAGCTCCACGGGAACAACCCTGGCCGGCCTCACGGTCGGGAGCGCGGAACGCATCCTCGTCCACGACGTGACCCATGCGTTCGATCCGTCGACGATCACGGCTGTCACCGGACCCAGCGGAAGCGGCAAGACAACGCTTCTTCGCGTCATCGCCGGACTCGAATCAGCCACGGCGGGGGACATCGTCCTCCCGCCCGCTCCGGCCGCACGGTCACATGTCCGCTCGTCATCCGGACCGGTCCTCCTCGTCCCGCAAGGCGGGGACGTGCTGCCCGGGACGGTCCGCGACACCCTCCGCCTCTCCGCCCCGGACTCCGACGACCGGAACCTGGCCGAGGGACTCCGGCGGGCCCAGCTCGGCATCCCGCCCGAGATGGAGACGACGAACCTCTCCGGCGGCGAGAGACAGCGCGTCGGACTGGCGCGGGCCTTCCTCACCGACGCGCCCGTGATCCTCCTGGACGAACCGACCAGCGCACTCGACGAGCAAACGGCCACCCGGCTCATGGCGGAACTGCGTCTTCTCGCCGACGAGGGCAAGACGCTGATCATCGTCACGCACGACCTCCAACTCGCCGCGACCGCGGATGAACAGCTCACGCTCGCCGACGGGCACCTCACGACGACCGGAGCCATACGATGA
- a CDS encoding helix-turn-helix transcriptional regulator, producing MTVTRGDVEAGAGSGSEPGKRPDELGSGVLIAFGQQLKLLRLRAGLDRTEFGKQVGYAAQSIASFEQGRRIPQPELIDKADAVLDAGGLLIALKEEVARAQYPPFFRDAAQLEKKAVELCAYDTHMVKGLLQTEEYMRAVLAMRRPLLDEETIELRVAARLARQEIFNRWPAPLLSFVMEESVLRRPLGGRDVLRGQLEQLLLLGRNRNVEIQVMPLDREDNAGVDGPYTVITCKGGEQFVYMEVQGRSSLLTDRDETRLAAARYGIIRSQALTPRETLGFIEKLLGDL from the coding sequence ATGACGGTGACGCGGGGCGACGTGGAAGCGGGCGCGGGTTCAGGTTCGGAGCCCGGGAAGCGGCCGGACGAACTGGGGTCCGGGGTGTTGATCGCGTTCGGGCAGCAGTTGAAGCTGTTACGCCTGCGGGCGGGGCTGGACCGGACGGAGTTCGGTAAACAGGTGGGTTACGCGGCGCAGTCCATCGCATCGTTCGAGCAGGGACGGCGGATTCCGCAGCCTGAGCTCATCGACAAGGCGGACGCGGTGCTGGACGCTGGGGGCTTGTTGATCGCGTTGAAAGAGGAGGTGGCGCGGGCACAGTACCCGCCGTTCTTCCGGGACGCGGCGCAGCTGGAGAAGAAGGCCGTGGAGCTGTGTGCGTACGACACGCATATGGTCAAGGGCCTGTTGCAGACGGAGGAGTACATGCGTGCGGTGCTTGCCATGCGTCGCCCGCTGCTGGACGAGGAAACCATCGAACTGCGAGTGGCCGCACGCCTGGCGCGGCAAGAGATCTTCAACCGCTGGCCTGCTCCTCTCCTGAGCTTTGTGATGGAGGAGTCAGTTCTGCGAAGGCCGCTCGGAGGCAGGGACGTTCTACGAGGGCAGCTTGAACAACTCCTTTTGCTCGGCCGGAACCGCAACGTAGAGATCCAAGTGATGCCGCTCGACCGAGAGGACAACGCGGGTGTGGACGGCCCGTACACCGTGATCACCTGCAAAGGCGGGGAACAGTTCGTGTACATGGAGGTCCAGGGGCGCAGCAGCCTGCTGACTGATCGGGACGAGACACGACTGGCCGCAGCGCGCTATGGGATCATCCGGAGTCAGGCTCTCACTCCGCGAGAGACTCTGGGATTCATCGAGAAGTTGCTGGGAGATCTATGA
- a CDS encoding iron chelate uptake ABC transporter family permease subunit yields MNRSATRSEPIDFGYRHVNLRIGGLVATRFSIRTLAVNAVLAAAAIGVAVLSLGFGDYPLTPLQVVRAIAGQGDDFHRLVVIEWRLPMAIGAVLFGALLGIGGAIFQSLTRNPLGSPDVIGFDAGSYTGVVITILLLGSHHHWSVAAAAIAGGLLTAGAVYLLAYRRGIQGFRLIIVGIAVSAMLGSINSYLITRADIDDAMSVGFWGAGSLSRVGWAALVPSLIGGALILGCATLFAPALRQLELGDDAALAQGVSAARARPVLLITGVATTALVTAAAGPIGFVALSAPQLARRLTRTPGVPVASAAFMGAALLALAHASSLAIAQAYRSVPVGLITVCLGGLYLIWLLIRETRRNT; encoded by the coding sequence GTGAACCGCTCCGCAACTCGGTCCGAACCGATCGATTTCGGCTACCGGCATGTCAACCTCCGCATCGGCGGCCTCGTCGCGACGCGCTTCAGCATCCGAACCCTTGCGGTCAACGCGGTCCTCGCGGCAGCCGCCATCGGCGTCGCGGTGCTGTCCCTCGGCTTCGGCGACTATCCGCTCACCCCCCTCCAGGTCGTACGGGCCATCGCCGGGCAGGGCGACGACTTCCACCGACTGGTCGTGATCGAATGGCGTCTGCCGATGGCGATCGGCGCCGTGCTGTTCGGCGCGCTGCTGGGCATCGGCGGGGCGATCTTCCAGTCCCTGACCCGCAACCCCCTCGGGTCACCTGACGTGATCGGTTTCGATGCCGGCTCCTATACGGGAGTCGTCATCACGATCCTGCTCCTCGGCTCACACCACCACTGGTCGGTGGCCGCGGCAGCGATCGCGGGAGGTCTTCTCACCGCGGGCGCGGTCTACCTGCTCGCGTATCGGCGGGGTATCCAGGGGTTCCGGCTGATCATCGTCGGCATCGCCGTCTCGGCCATGCTGGGATCGATCAACTCCTACCTCATCACCCGTGCCGACATCGACGACGCCATGAGTGTCGGCTTCTGGGGAGCGGGCTCACTGAGCCGCGTGGGATGGGCCGCGCTCGTCCCCTCCCTGATCGGCGGGGCGCTCATCCTCGGATGCGCCACCCTCTTCGCCCCGGCGCTAAGGCAGTTGGAGCTGGGCGACGACGCAGCGCTCGCGCAAGGGGTCAGCGCCGCCCGCGCCCGCCCGGTGCTCTTGATCACGGGCGTCGCCACGACCGCATTGGTCACCGCCGCGGCCGGACCGATCGGATTCGTCGCCCTCTCCGCGCCGCAGCTCGCACGCCGCCTGACCCGCACCCCGGGGGTGCCGGTCGCCTCCGCCGCCTTCATGGGGGCCGCGCTCCTCGCCCTCGCTCACGCGTCGTCACTGGCGATCGCGCAAGCGTACCGGTCCGTGCCTGTCGGTCTGATCACCGTCTGCCTGGGCGGGCTCTACCTGATTTGGCTGCTGATCCGCGAAACGAGACGAAACACATGA